Part of the Salvelinus fontinalis isolate EN_2023a chromosome 1, ASM2944872v1, whole genome shotgun sequence genome is shown below.
agacctgcaccaggctgggaagactgaatctgcaataggtaagcagcttggtttgaagaaatcaactgtgggagcaattattaggaaatggaagacaaacaagaccactgataatctccctcgatctggggctccacacaagatctcaccccgtggggtcaaaatgatcacaagaacggtgagcaaaaatcccagaaccacacggggggacctagtgaatgacctgcagagagctgggaccaagtaacaaagcctaccatcagtaacacactacgccgccagggactcaaatcctgcagtgccagacgtgtccccctgcttaagccagtacatgcccaggcccgtctgaagtttgctagagagtatttggatgatccagaagaagattgggagaatgtcatatggtcagatgaaaccaaaatagaactttttggtaaaaactcaactcgtcgtgtttggaggacaaataatgctgagttgcatccaaagaacaccatacctactgtgaagcaagggggtggaaacatcatgctttggggctgtttttctgcaaagggaccaggacgactgatccgtgtaaaggaaagaatgaatggggccatgtatcgtgagattttgagtgaaaacctccttccatcagcaagggcattgaagatgaaacgtgtctgggtctttcagcatgacaatgatcccaaacacaccgcccgggcaatgaaggagtggcttcataagaagcatttcaaggtcctggagtggcctagccagtctccagatctcaaccccatagaaaatctttgaagggagttgaaagtccgtgttgcccagcaacagccccaaaacatcactgctctagaggagatctgcatggaggaatgggccaaaataccagcaacagtgtgtgaaaaccttgtgaagacttacagaaaacgtttgacctctgtcattgccaacaaagggtatataacaaagtattgagataaacttttgttattgaccaagtacttattttccaccataatttgcaaataaattcataaaaaatcctacaatgtgattttctggattttttcccctcattttgtctgtcatagttgaagtgtacctatgatgaaaattacaggcttctcatctttttaagtgggagaacttgcacaattggtggctgactaaatacttttttgccacaCTGTAGCTATGAAATGTTTCTGAATATAACATATGGCTTGTTAATTACAGCTGTAAAATTCCTCTGTCTAGTCTCCATTCAATTCACTGTCATGAGTATGTTCTCCTTATTAGGGCCTTCTAGAAGGTGGGGCCTGTCTCTGGAGGAAAAGGCCAGAGTTGCCTCCCTCACCCCATCTCCCCTCACCCATCGCTGGCCATGCTTCCCCGTCGGCTCAGCCTCAACTCCACCAGGCCCATCTTATTGATGGAGCTCTTGAGGGAGTTCTGGAACATGGAGCTGGATAAGCAGTAGATGACCGGGTCCAGGGCACTGTTAAGGTAGGTGAAGCCAATGGACAGGCTGAAAAGCTGGCCTGCCATTTTGTAGGAGACACAGTCCCAAGGTCTGAATGCCTTGATATAGAGCGAAACTAGGCCTGTGGCGATGCCAGGAAAGAAACACAGCACAAACACAGCCACAATTATCCCCACCACCCGGATGGCCCGCCGCACCTTCTTCACCTTGTCCAGCTGCCGTTGGCGCAGGATGCAGGCGATCCTGGCTGAGCAGAACAGCAGGAGCAGCAGGGGCAGGAAGAACTCCCCGACGAACACCATGTAGTGCAGCAGGATCGCCGGGGGAATCACGGTGTAGGAGCTGAAGCTGCGGCACAGGGAGATGTTGCCATGCTCCACTAGGAGGTTGGTGGCCAGCAGGGGGAGCCGCAGGGAGATCACTACCGCCCAGATGCCCCCCGCCACCATTCCCGCCTGAGTAGACGTCATGTGGTTGATGCGGTGGTGCGGATGGACCACCTTGAAGTAGCGGTCGAAGGCCACGCTAGTCATGAAGGCAATGCTTGCTGAACGGTTGACAGCCAGCATGAAGAGGTTGATCCGGCACCAGGCGTCGCCAAACACCCATTGTTCCCCACGGAGCAGGTTGTCAATGCGGAAGGGCAGGCAGATGAGAAGCATGAAGTCAGCCAGGACCAGGTTGAAGAGGAACAGAGTGTTGACCCTCCAGATCTTCAGATGGCAAGTGAAGATCCACAGGGCCACTACGTTGCCTGGCAGCCCCAGTAGGAGTTCTATAATCAGGACAGGAGGCAGTATGTCGGCCACCAGATTCTGAGCGGATGGGCAGTGCAAGGACTGGTTCTCTCTGCCAGTAGAGTTATCGTGTGCTATTGTAGCCATTTCAGCCATCGTTAGATTAAGTATGATTTCGCTTCCAGGAAACGTTGGATGTTGCCGTTTTTTTTCACAAAGTCCACCTCTTCCGCTTTTCAGAGCATCTCAGGGGAATATCTGTACAAACAAGGAAAATGTGAGAAAATTAGTACATTTTTAACTGGGTCATAAAAAAGTACATTTTTAACTGGGTCATGCGTTcaagacagaaacagacaaatgTATTTTCTAAGAAATGTTCATTTTAATatcttaatttaacctttatttaaaacttcttaggcctgagatcccggtaacgggatcgatatgacaacagccagtgaaagtgcagggcgccaaattcaaaaaacagaaatctcataataaaaattcctcagacatacatgtgttttataccattttaaaggtaatcttgttgttaatcccaccaaagtgtccgatttcaattatgcttttcagcgaaagcaccacacaagattatgttaggtcacaccaaaccacaataagcacagccatttttccagccaaagataggactcacaaaaagcacaaataaagataaaattaatcactaacctttgatgatcttcatcagatgacactcataggacttcatgttacacaatacatgtatgttttgtttcataaagttcatatttatataaaaaaatctgagtttacattaacgcgttacattcactagttccaaaaacatccagtgattttgcgtagccacatcgtttcaacagaaatactcatcataaatgtagatgataatacaagttatacccattgaattatagatacacctctccttaatgcaaccgctgtgtcagatttcaaaaaactttacggaaaaagcaaaccatgcaataatctgagaaggcgctcagaacaatagtcaaattaaccgccatgttggagtcaacagaaaccagaaattacatgataaatgtttccttaccgttgatgatcttcatcagaatgcactcccaggaatcccagttccacaataaatgtttgatttgttcgataatgtccgttatttatgtccaattagctacttttgttcgcgcgtttagtacacaatccaaactgacgACGCGCTtgcaggtccaggcgaaagttcagacgaaaagtcatattaaagttcgtagaaacatgtcaaactaagtgtagaatcaatctttaggatgtttttatcaaaaATCTCGGGAGACACGGAGTTCTTTAAaatagcaggccggggctagcagaagtGTCCTCACCGACGTTCggcaaaggccggttgagggcacaatGGACGGAATTACattggcagaccagtcgtgatggatcggcggggctccgtgtcgacaaagggtccaggccaattggcaaaagaggtattgtagctggagtaatttaatttgctagccgggagatgcgcatGGCTCGacgctaactggtgctagcttcgggacaagggcattagccactcggtagcagctagccagctgcgatgatccgatgcaaaggtccagagcttacgacaggaatccggtgatgtagtggcttctagtcgtgttagtgaagagtacggcaggcatcagctgtgtagctgctgataataatgtttacatactgctttactcatctcatatgtatatactatattctattctactgtattttagtcaatgcacTCCAACtttgcttgtcctaatatttatatatttcttaattcccttcttttacttttagatgtgtttgtgttgttgtgaattgttagatactgcactgttggagctaggaacacaagcatttcgctacacccgcaatatcatctgctaaatatgtgtatgtgaccaataacattttatttgatttaaacaGTGACTTTCCATTTTTCCAATTAAACAATGTTCTGTTTTAAATTGAAATATTACACACCCTTTCACTTCTTTGTATATTCCAGCCTCACTTGCCATGCATTCAGAAACACACAGCATAGAATTAAACGATGTATGTTCTAAGCTCAAAATGGACTCCTCCCTTCAGTGCATGTTCACTGGAAATGCTTGCTACGTTTGCTTGTAAACACTGTATTTTTCATGAACAGCTGATGAAATTACCTTTTGATGTAGAAAACCACATTTCGAAACAACatagttatatatatattgttacgTTCCCCACAAAGAAAACCTAAAATTACGCTCAAACAGAAGGGGAAAGTAACAGAGTCACTGACCAACAACCAAAATgaaacaggtggggttttaggCGGGGTTCTGGAAGACCCTGGATCATAAAAGACACAACCCATAAGCGGCCACTAAatttgcccaagaagaggcaaacaaaagaaaaacccacaacaaacttaaagacaggaatcaaaccaaaaaggtggagatAAACAAAATCTGGGAAATCAGAAAAAGGATTGTTTGTCTAGAAATCAAAATAGGGAGAGAGCCAACTAAAGGTCAACTAAAGACAACAGCTAGCTAATATTGCAAGTTATAGCATTGTAATAGTGTATGTGTCAGTTGTCTAAGGAGGACATTAAACTTAACCATCTAGTTATCGGTCGTGTCGTGGCATCCCTTTCAAACACACACCTCACACGTGTAATCATGACAATGTTTTAACATTTGAAAATATTTAGAATATGTATCCACTACTCACCAGTTGAGTCATGCCTTTGGGGTCAGTGTGAAAACAATCGGGTTTGAAAGGCAGTCTATGCTCCCCTCCACATATAtgtatctcctctcctgtgtgtCTCCGCTGTTCAGGCTTTTCTGTTGGTTTAAAGAGGAACGTCTTGAGATTAACTTTAAGAATGACTTCCTCTGAGGACTGGCCAGAGCCAGTGTGACATCACAAACAGCAAGATCTCTGAGCTAATTCAGGAAGTTTTCAGTCACAGCCCAACCTTCATTTCTATGTCATCTGTCTCACCCACACCGTTTTATTTTTGTCTTCGTTTTGACATGCAACTGCTTGTTCACAGCCCTAGCTGATTTTGTTCCAAATACCAGTGAATCATGGTAAAGACTTAACATGAGATACGAGATGGTGAAATGGGCTGGCCTTATAGGAAGAAAACTAGGCATACATCTGGGGGATTTTTTTTTCCTGAGGCACACAGTTCCACTTTTACCCAAGAGTcagcaaaaaaaaatctaaccaAACTTGATTTGTcaccgccgaatacaacaagtgtagaccttaccataagaatttgttcttaactgactttcctagttaaataaaggtaaaataaataaaaaatttaaatgtgaaatgcttacttacaagcccttaaccaacagtgcagttcaagaagagttaagaaaatatttaccaaattagGTAAAAATTATTAAAAAAGTAAcgtaataacataacaataacgaggctatatacaagggggcaccggtaccaggtcagtgtgtggagctacaggttagttgaggtaatttgtacatgttattgacttgtttattgacttgtttattgtttactccatgtgtaactctatgttgttgtctgttcacactgctatgctttatcttggccaggtcgcagttgcaaatgagaacttgttctcaactagcctacctggttaaataaaggtgaaataaaaaataaaaaaaataaaaaatgtaggtaggagtgaagtgactatgcatagataataaacagggagtagcagcagtgtacaaaacaatgtaaatagtccggcggtgaattgattaattgttcagcagtcttatggtttgtgggtagaagctgttgaggagccttttggtccttgacttggcgctccggtaccgcttgccttgcggtagcagggaaaacagtctatgacttgggtgactggagtctctgacaattttataggctttcctctgacaccgcctattatatagtttgtggatggcaagaagcttggccccagtgatgtattgggacgtatgcactaccctctgtagcgccttatggtcagatgccgagcagttgccataccaggtggtcaCGCAACTGGTCAGAatgccctcgatggtgcagctgtataactttttgaggaactggggatccatgccaaatcttttcagtctcccgaggggaaaaaggttttg
Proteins encoded:
- the LOC129852836 gene encoding hydroxycarboxylic acid receptor 2-like, which codes for MAEMATIAHDNSTGRENQSLHCPSAQNLVADILPPVLIIELLLGLPGNVVALWIFTCHLKIWRVNTLFLFNLVLADFMLLICLPFRIDNLLRGEQWVFGDAWCRINLFMLAVNRSASIAFMTSVAFDRYFKVVHPHHRINHMTSTQAGMVAGGIWAVVISLRLPLLATNLLVEHGNISLCRSFSSYTVIPPAILLHYMVFVGEFFLPLLLLLFCSARIACILRQRQLDKVKKVRRAIRVVGIIVAVFVLCFFPGIATGLVSLYIKAFRPWDCVSYKMAGQLFSLSIGFTYLNSALDPVIYCLSSSMFQNSLKSSINKMGLVELRLSRRGSMASDG